Within the Saccharopolyspora gloriosae genome, the region TTCGCCGAGCTCGCCGCCCGGTTCTTCGAATCGGTGGAGATCGTGGAGCTGCACCACCCGAAGAAGGCCGACGCCCCGTCCGGCACGGCCGCGCGGACCGCCGAGGTCATCGCGCAGGCACGCGAGTCGGCCGAGCTGGACCCGGCCCCGGACGCCACCACGAAGGAACTCGACGGCGCCCGTGGCGCGAAGGTCGACGGCGTGCCGGTGCACTCCATCCGGATGGCCGGGCTCGTCGCGCATCAAGAGGTGCTGTTCGGCACCGAAGGGGAGACGTTGACCATCCGGCACGACTCCTACGACCGGCGGTCGTTCATGCCGGGCGTGCTGCTGGCGGTCCGCGAAGTCGGCGGGCGGCCCGGGTTGACCGTGGGCCTCGACGCGGTTCTGGGGCTGTGAATGTCGGACGGTGAACGGCGGCGCGGGCTCGGCGCGCGCACCGCGGCGTTCGTGCTCGCCGCGGTGTTGCTGGTGTACCTGGTGTTGATGGGCGGCCGTGCGTTCACGATGATCGCCACGGGCCGGCCGGTTTTTGTGGTGCTCGGCGTCGCGATCTTCGTGCTGCCGGTGCTGGGCGCGCTGCTGGTGGTGGATCAGCTCCGGTTCGGG harbors:
- the dapB gene encoding 4-hydroxy-tetrahydrodipicolinate reductase, with amino-acid sequence MTFPGTSVGSPVRVGVLGARGRMGAEAVRAIGEDSGAELVASVNREDSLQVLVDSGAQVAVELTHPDSVLENVRFCVDNGIHVVVGTSGLGAPELESIGSLLAEHPQVGVLVAPNFALGAVLSMKFAELAARFFESVEIVELHHPKKADAPSGTAARTAEVIAQARESAELDPAPDATTKELDGARGAKVDGVPVHSIRMAGLVAHQEVLFGTEGETLTIRHDSYDRRSFMPGVLLAVREVGGRPGLTVGLDAVLGL